The following are from one region of the Mesorhizobium sp. B4-1-4 genome:
- a CDS encoding DUF983 domain-containing protein, whose product MEQQVFGGEHHSGRVARPLWTAMKRGLLGRCPNCGEGKLFRGFTKTVETCSVCGEEIHHHRADDLPAYLVIVIVGHIVLGAFMGVEATSTLSTWQHIAIWVPLTILLSVALLQPVKGAVIGLQWAFYMHGFGGEKDVIEPHPGA is encoded by the coding sequence ATGGAACAACAGGTTTTCGGCGGCGAACATCACTCGGGCCGCGTGGCCCGCCCGTTGTGGACGGCGATGAAGCGCGGTCTGCTGGGCCGCTGCCCGAACTGCGGCGAAGGCAAGCTGTTTCGCGGCTTCACCAAGACCGTGGAGACCTGCAGCGTGTGCGGCGAGGAGATCCACCACCATCGCGCCGATGACCTGCCGGCCTATCTGGTCATCGTCATCGTCGGCCACATCGTTCTCGGCGCCTTCATGGGCGTCGAAGCGACCTCGACCTTGTCTACCTGGCAGCACATCGCGATTTGGGTGCCCTTGACCATCTTGCTGTCGGTTGCACTGCTGCAGCCTGTCAAAGGTGCCGTCATCGGACTGCAATGGGCGTTCTATATGCATGGATTTGGTGGCGAAAAGGATGTGATCGAGCCGCATCCGGGAGCCTGA
- a CDS encoding cytochrome c biogenesis CcdA family protein: MALDIGYVSAVGAGAISFLSPCVLPLVPPYLCYMAGVSVEDFRGNAGVTAREGARGALLYSSIAFVLGFSTVFVALGAGASTIGRLLRVWQEPLAMGAGVLIILMGLNFLGILRIPLLSREARFQSQGKPASAVAAYVMGLAFAFGWTPCIGPVLGPILTLAGGRETVGEGALLLAAYSLGLGIPFLIAALFSGAFMRFLGKFRVHLGRVEKAIGALLVVAGVFFLTGGVQTVSYWLLENFPVLGRLG; this comes from the coding sequence ATGGCATTGGACATCGGCTATGTCAGCGCGGTCGGGGCGGGCGCCATCTCGTTCCTGTCGCCTTGCGTGCTGCCGTTGGTGCCGCCCTATCTCTGCTACATGGCCGGCGTTTCGGTCGAGGATTTCCGCGGCAATGCCGGTGTGACGGCAAGGGAAGGCGCGCGCGGCGCGCTGCTCTACTCCTCGATCGCCTTCGTGCTCGGTTTCTCGACCGTGTTCGTGGCGCTCGGCGCGGGCGCCTCGACCATCGGCCGGCTGCTGCGCGTCTGGCAGGAGCCGCTTGCGATGGGCGCCGGTGTGCTGATTATCCTGATGGGCCTGAATTTCCTGGGCATCCTGCGCATCCCGCTCCTGTCGCGCGAGGCGCGCTTCCAGTCGCAGGGCAAGCCGGCCAGTGCCGTCGCCGCCTATGTAATGGGTCTGGCCTTCGCCTTCGGCTGGACGCCGTGCATCGGTCCGGTATTGGGGCCGATCCTGACGCTGGCCGGCGGCCGCGAAACAGTGGGCGAGGGCGCGCTGCTGCTCGCTGCTTATTCGCTCGGGCTCGGCATACCGTTCCTGATCGCGGCGCTATTTTCTGGGGCTTTCATGCGCTTCCTCGGCAAGTTCCGTGTCCATCTCGGCCGTGTCGAGAAAGCAATCGGCGCGCTGCTGGTCGTCGCCGGCGTGTTCTTTCTCACCGGCGGGGTGCAGACGGTATCCTACTGGCTGCTGGAGAATTTCCCGGTGCTGGGGCGGCTTGGATAG
- the rnr gene encoding ribonuclease R, with product MARRITGRSHGDPRTADTRAKVKDDYRPSRDEILRYIAENPDRAGKRDIAKAFALRGDDRIWLKDLLRDLQDEGILSKERKRLARVGALPHVAVLDIFGRDGDGVLLAHPAESVGPGEPPVVSIRVSRGGSGPAPGIGDRVLAKTFPTDDPSGPAYTGRVMKIFEKRNDAVLGVFRVLQDGTFRIEPVERRQPELVVDKEFQNGARNGDLVEVEPARASRYGLPRAKVLNVLGSLTSEKAVSMIAIHAHDIPHIFPADVIAEAETVKPATMANREDWRDLPLVTIDPADAKDHDDAVFATPDSDEKNPGGVVITVAIADVAAYIRYGTALDREALKRGNSVYFPDRVVPMLPERISNDLCSLREGQDRPALAVRMTFSADGHKIRHSFHRIMMKSAAKLAYPQAQAAIDGVPDDKTGPILDTVLKPLWDAYAILKRGREGRQPLELDLPERKILLKDDGTVDRVIVPERLDAHKLIEEFMIQANVAAAETLEAKKQALVYRIHDAPSLAKQESLREFLQTLGLSLARGAQMRPSQFNGILERVRGADNEGLVNEVVLRSQSQAEYSPKNIGHFGLNLRRYAHFTSPIRRYADLIVHRGLITALGLGPGGLTQDEAARLEDVAVLISGTERRAMAAERDTVDRLIAAYLAERIDDRFDARISGVTKSGLFVQLPQYGADGFIPVSTLSGDYYIFDETARSLFGERSGKGYQLADRVEVRLVQVAPMAGAMRFEMLTDPKPLPGSKRSFHKAKGRARASQSRPGSRGRRR from the coding sequence GTGGCGCGCAGGATCACCGGAAGAAGCCACGGCGACCCGCGCACCGCCGACACCAGGGCCAAGGTCAAGGACGATTACCGGCCTTCGCGCGACGAAATCCTGCGTTACATCGCCGAAAACCCAGACCGGGCGGGAAAACGCGACATCGCCAAGGCGTTCGCGCTGCGCGGTGACGACCGCATCTGGCTGAAGGACCTGCTGCGCGACCTTCAGGATGAGGGTATCCTCAGCAAGGAGCGCAAGCGGCTGGCCCGCGTCGGCGCCCTGCCCCATGTCGCCGTGCTCGACATATTTGGCCGTGATGGCGACGGCGTCTTGCTGGCGCACCCGGCCGAGTCCGTCGGCCCGGGCGAGCCGCCCGTGGTCTCGATTCGGGTGTCGCGCGGCGGCAGCGGGCCGGCGCCGGGCATCGGTGACCGCGTGCTGGCCAAGACGTTCCCGACCGATGATCCGTCGGGTCCCGCCTATACCGGCCGGGTGATGAAGATCTTCGAGAAGCGCAACGATGCCGTTCTCGGTGTCTTCCGGGTGCTTCAGGACGGCACCTTTCGCATCGAGCCGGTGGAACGGCGCCAGCCGGAGCTGGTCGTCGACAAGGAATTCCAGAACGGGGCCAGGAACGGCGACCTGGTCGAGGTCGAACCCGCCCGAGCCTCTCGCTATGGGCTGCCGAGGGCCAAGGTACTCAACGTGCTGGGCTCGCTGACCAGTGAAAAGGCGGTCTCGATGATTGCCATCCACGCCCACGACATTCCGCACATTTTCCCGGCCGACGTCATTGCTGAAGCCGAAACCGTCAAACCGGCGACGATGGCCAACCGCGAGGACTGGCGCGACCTGCCGCTCGTCACCATCGATCCGGCCGACGCCAAGGACCATGACGACGCGGTATTCGCCACACCTGATAGTGATGAGAAGAACCCTGGCGGCGTGGTCATTACGGTCGCCATCGCCGACGTCGCCGCCTATATCCGGTACGGCACGGCGCTCGACCGCGAGGCGCTGAAGCGCGGCAATTCGGTTTATTTTCCGGACCGCGTCGTGCCGATGCTGCCCGAGCGCATCTCCAACGACCTCTGCTCGCTGCGCGAGGGGCAGGACCGGCCGGCGCTGGCGGTGCGCATGACCTTCTCCGCCGATGGTCACAAGATCAGGCACTCGTTCCACCGCATCATGATGAAGTCGGCGGCGAAGCTCGCCTACCCGCAGGCGCAGGCGGCAATCGACGGTGTGCCGGACGACAAGACCGGGCCGATCCTCGACACGGTGCTGAAGCCGCTGTGGGATGCCTACGCGATCCTCAAGCGCGGGCGCGAAGGCCGCCAGCCGCTCGAACTCGACCTGCCGGAACGCAAAATCCTGCTGAAAGACGATGGCACGGTCGACCGCGTCATCGTGCCGGAACGGCTCGATGCCCACAAGCTGATCGAAGAATTCATGATCCAGGCCAATGTCGCCGCCGCCGAAACGCTGGAGGCGAAGAAACAGGCGCTGGTCTATCGCATCCATGACGCGCCCTCGCTCGCCAAGCAGGAATCGCTGCGCGAGTTCCTGCAGACGCTTGGCCTGTCGCTGGCGCGCGGCGCGCAGATGCGGCCCAGCCAATTCAACGGCATTCTGGAACGCGTACGCGGCGCCGACAATGAAGGCCTGGTCAACGAGGTGGTGCTGCGCTCGCAGAGCCAGGCCGAGTATTCGCCGAAGAACATCGGCCATTTCGGCCTCAATTTGAGGCGCTACGCGCATTTCACCTCGCCGATCCGCCGCTACGCCGATCTGATCGTGCATCGCGGACTTATCACCGCACTCGGCCTCGGTCCGGGAGGGTTGACCCAGGACGAAGCGGCGCGGCTCGAAGATGTCGCGGTGCTGATCTCCGGGACCGAACGCCGCGCGATGGCTGCCGAGCGCGACACGGTCGACCGGCTGATCGCCGCTTATCTTGCCGAACGCATTGACGACCGGTTCGATGCCCGCATCTCCGGCGTCACCAAATCAGGACTATTTGTCCAATTGCCGCAGTATGGCGCCGATGGTTTCATCCCCGTGTCAACTCTGAGCGGCGATTACTATATATTCGACGAAACTGCCCGCTCCCTGTTTGGAGAACGCTCCGGCAAAGGCTACCAACTGGCGGATCGCGTCGAGGTTCGGCTCGTCCAGGTGGCTCCGATGGCCGGCGCGATGCGTTTCGAAATGTTGACCGACCCGAAGCCCCTGCCAGGCTCGAAACGGTCATTTCACAAGGCTAAAGGCCGCGCCCGTGCGTCGCAATCGCGACCGGGTTCACGCGGCAGGAGACGATGA
- a CDS encoding DUF502 domain-containing protein, which produces MSDAPKTSGMTRLRNYFLTGFIVCAPLAITAYIAWSFIGWVDSWVKPYIPARYSPDTYLPFPVPGFGLIVALILITLIGFFAANIVGRAIVGFGERLLGRMPLVRGIYGSLKQIFETVLSNKGDMFRQVGLVEYPRKGVWSLVFVASEKETEINEKLDQEGDPLIAVFMPCTPNPTTGFLMYVPKSDIVLLDMTIEDGAKLIVSAGLVAPEVKTKVVTLNGEPINGTVANPPLGAHPARRSRTASSRPNK; this is translated from the coding sequence ATGTCCGATGCTCCGAAGACCTCCGGCATGACCCGGCTGAGGAACTATTTCCTCACGGGTTTCATCGTCTGCGCGCCCTTGGCGATCACCGCCTATATCGCCTGGTCGTTCATCGGCTGGGTCGATTCCTGGGTAAAACCCTATATCCCGGCACGGTATAGCCCCGATACCTACCTGCCATTCCCGGTGCCCGGGTTCGGGCTGATCGTGGCGCTGATCCTGATCACGCTGATCGGCTTCTTCGCCGCCAACATTGTCGGTCGCGCCATTGTCGGTTTCGGCGAGCGCCTGCTTGGCCGCATGCCGCTGGTGCGCGGCATCTACGGGTCGCTGAAGCAGATATTCGAGACCGTGCTGTCGAACAAGGGCGACATGTTCCGCCAGGTTGGGCTGGTCGAATATCCGCGCAAGGGCGTTTGGTCGCTGGTGTTTGTCGCCAGCGAAAAGGAGACAGAGATCAATGAGAAGCTTGACCAGGAGGGCGACCCTCTGATCGCCGTGTTCATGCCCTGCACGCCCAATCCGACGACCGGCTTTCTCATGTATGTGCCGAAGTCCGACATTGTGCTGCTCGACATGACGATCGAGGACGGCGCAAAATTGATCGTGTCGGCTGGACTGGTGGCGCCGGAAGTGAAAACCAAAGTGGTGACGCTGAATGGCGAGCCAATCAACGGAACCGTGGCCAACCCGCCGCTAGGAGCTCACCCGGCGCGCAGAAGCCGCACGGCCTCGTCGCGGCCGAACAAATAG
- the topA gene encoding type I DNA topoisomerase, with product MDVVVVESPAKAKTINKYLGRNYKVLASFGHVRDLPAKDGSVRPDEDFAMSWAVDTASGKRLADIAKAVKDADGLILATDPDREGEAISWHVLEVLKQKRALKDKPVSRVVFNAITKSSVLEAMANPRQIDAPLVDAYLARRALDYLVGFTLSPVLWRKLPGARSAGRVQSVALRLVCDRESEIERFIREEYWQIAAILGTPRNDTFEARLTAFERKKLQKLDISNKAQADDIKAMLEGAAFKALSVEAKPTKRNPGPPFTTSTLQQAASSGLGFSATRTMQVAQRLYEGMDIGGETAGLITYMRTDGVQMAPEAISAARDAIAKEFGPKYLPEKPRFYTAKAKNAQEAHEAIRPTDFMRTPASVRQYLDADQARLYELIWKRAIASQMQPAEIERTTVEIEAVNGARTAELRAVGSVVRFDGFIAAYTDQKDDDAEDEENRRLPEIRAGEQLTRQAINATQHTTEPPPRYSEASLIKKLEELGIGRPSTYTAILKTLEDRDYVAIDKRRLVPQAKGRLLSAFLESFFERYVEYDFTASLEEKLDEISDGKLAWKDVLRDFWKDFSGAVADIKELRVTDVLDALNEELAPLVFPAREDGSNPRICPKCGTGNLSLKLGKFGAFVGCSNYPECSFTRQLGDAANPNGENGGGEDGTRLLGKDPYTAEEITLRSGRFGPYIQRGEGKDAKRSSLPKGWTPDSIDHEKALALLSLPRDVGKHPESGRMISAGLGRYGPFVLHDGTYANLDSIEDVFSIGLNRAVTVIAEKQSKAKGGRNGGTPASLKELGDHPDGGGKIVVRDGKYGPYVNFGKVNATLPKGKDPQSVTMEDALALIAEKEAKGGGGGRKPARKTAAAAAKAPAAKKTAAKKPAAKKKG from the coding sequence ATGGACGTCGTCGTCGTCGAATCGCCGGCCAAGGCGAAGACAATCAACAAATATCTCGGCAGGAACTACAAAGTCCTCGCCTCGTTCGGCCATGTCCGCGATTTGCCGGCCAAGGACGGCTCGGTGCGTCCGGATGAAGATTTCGCCATGTCCTGGGCGGTCGATACCGCATCTGGCAAGCGGCTCGCCGATATCGCCAAGGCGGTCAAGGATGCCGATGGCCTGATCCTCGCCACCGACCCGGATCGCGAAGGTGAGGCCATTTCCTGGCATGTGCTGGAAGTGCTGAAGCAGAAGCGAGCGCTGAAGGACAAGCCGGTCAGCCGCGTCGTCTTCAACGCCATCACCAAATCGTCGGTGCTGGAGGCGATGGCCAATCCACGCCAGATCGATGCGCCGCTGGTCGACGCCTATCTCGCCCGCCGGGCGCTGGACTATCTCGTCGGCTTCACGTTGTCGCCGGTGCTGTGGCGCAAATTGCCGGGTGCCCGCTCCGCCGGCCGCGTCCAGTCGGTGGCGCTGCGCCTGGTCTGCGACCGCGAATCCGAGATCGAGCGCTTCATCCGCGAGGAATACTGGCAGATCGCAGCCATTCTCGGCACGCCGCGCAACGACACTTTCGAAGCACGCCTGACCGCCTTCGAGCGCAAGAAACTCCAAAAACTCGACATTTCCAACAAGGCGCAGGCCGACGACATCAAGGCAATGCTCGAAGGCGCCGCCTTCAAGGCGCTGTCCGTCGAAGCCAAGCCGACCAAGCGCAACCCCGGCCCGCCATTCACAACCTCGACGCTGCAGCAGGCCGCCTCGTCGGGCCTCGGTTTCTCGGCCACCCGCACAATGCAGGTGGCGCAGCGGCTTTATGAGGGCATGGACATCGGCGGCGAGACCGCCGGCCTGATCACCTATATGCGAACCGACGGCGTGCAGATGGCGCCGGAGGCGATCTCCGCCGCGCGCGATGCGATCGCCAAGGAGTTCGGCCCAAAATACCTGCCGGAAAAGCCACGTTTTTACACCGCTAAGGCCAAGAATGCCCAGGAGGCGCACGAGGCGATCCGACCGACCGATTTCATGCGCACCCCCGCATCGGTCAGGCAGTATCTCGATGCCGACCAGGCGCGGCTCTATGAACTGATCTGGAAGCGCGCCATCGCCAGCCAGATGCAGCCGGCCGAGATCGAGCGCACGACTGTCGAGATCGAAGCCGTAAACGGCGCCCGCACCGCCGAGCTTCGCGCCGTGGGTTCGGTCGTCCGTTTCGACGGTTTCATCGCCGCCTACACCGACCAAAAGGACGACGACGCGGAAGACGAGGAAAACCGCCGCTTGCCCGAGATCCGTGCCGGCGAGCAGCTCACCCGCCAGGCAATCAACGCCACCCAGCACACGACAGAGCCACCGCCGCGCTACTCCGAGGCCTCGCTGATCAAGAAGCTGGAGGAACTCGGCATCGGCCGGCCGTCGACCTATACGGCGATTCTGAAGACGCTCGAGGACCGCGACTATGTCGCCATCGACAAGCGCCGGCTGGTGCCGCAGGCCAAGGGCCGCCTGCTCTCGGCGTTCCTCGAAAGCTTCTTCGAGCGCTACGTCGAGTACGACTTCACCGCATCACTGGAGGAAAAGCTCGACGAGATTTCGGACGGCAAGCTCGCCTGGAAGGACGTGCTGCGCGATTTCTGGAAGGATTTTTCCGGCGCCGTCGCCGACATCAAGGAACTGCGCGTCACCGACGTGCTGGATGCGCTGAACGAGGAACTGGCACCGCTGGTTTTTCCCGCCCGCGAGGACGGTTCGAACCCGCGCATCTGCCCGAAATGCGGCACCGGCAATCTGTCGCTGAAGCTTGGCAAGTTCGGCGCCTTCGTCGGCTGCTCGAACTATCCCGAATGCTCCTTCACCCGCCAGCTCGGCGACGCCGCCAACCCGAATGGCGAGAATGGCGGTGGCGAGGACGGCACCAGGCTGCTCGGCAAGGACCCCTACACTGCGGAGGAAATCACGCTGCGCTCTGGCCGCTTCGGCCCCTATATCCAGCGCGGCGAGGGCAAGGACGCCAAGCGCTCGAGCCTGCCCAAGGGCTGGACGCCGGACTCCATCGATCATGAGAAGGCGCTGGCATTGTTGTCGCTGCCACGCGACGTCGGAAAGCATCCCGAGAGCGGCAGGATGATCTCGGCCGGGCTCGGCCGTTACGGCCCCTTCGTGCTGCATGATGGCACTTACGCCAATCTCGATAGCATCGAGGATGTGTTCTCGATCGGCCTCAACCGGGCCGTCACCGTGATTGCCGAGAAGCAGTCGAAGGCCAAGGGCGGCCGCAACGGTGGTACTCCGGCATCGCTGAAGGAGCTCGGTGACCATCCGGACGGAGGCGGCAAGATCGTCGTGCGAGACGGCAAGTACGGACCTTACGTGAATTTTGGCAAGGTCAATGCCACGCTGCCCAAGGGCAAGGATCCGCAATCGGTGACCATGGAAGATGCGCTGGCTCTGATTGCCGAGAAGGAAGCCAAGGGCGGCGGCGGCGGCAGGAAACCGGCCCGCAAGACAGCGGCGGCAGCGGCCAAGGCCCCGGCGGCCAAGAAAACAGCGGCCAAGAAGCCGGCCGCGAAAAAAAAAGGGTAG
- the glmU gene encoding bifunctional UDP-N-acetylglucosamine diphosphorylase/glucosamine-1-phosphate N-acetyltransferase GlmU gives MSQRSCLSVILAAGEGTRMKSALPKVLHPIAGLPMVAHVVKAAEAAGASSEAIVIGHRAEEMRKVVAKFSPKAETFVQEERLGTAHAVLAAREAISRGHDDILVMFGDTPLIDAEALTLARLKLAEGAAVVVIGFRPPVPNGYGRLVEKGGKLIAIREEKDCSEAEKKITFCNAGMMAIAGKHALKLLDAVGNQNAKGEYYLTDIVEIAGAQGLDVVATEASFENALGINNRAELAQAEGIWQQRRREQAMLSGVTLIAPETVYFSYDTEIGADTIVEPNVWFGPGVKIAGGAKIHAFSHIEGATIAANCDVGPFARLRPGADLRQKAKVGNFCEVKQAIIEEGAKVNHLTYIGDARVGAAANIGAGTITCNYDGYSKFFTDIGEGTFIGSNSSLVAPVTIGKGGYIASGSVITENVPDDALAFGRARQKTIPGKGKELRERFASAAAAKKKAAE, from the coding sequence ATGAGCCAGAGATCCTGCCTGTCCGTCATTCTCGCCGCCGGCGAAGGCACGCGCATGAAGAGCGCGCTGCCGAAGGTGCTGCACCCGATCGCAGGACTGCCGATGGTGGCTCACGTGGTGAAGGCGGCCGAAGCCGCCGGCGCCAGCAGCGAAGCGATCGTCATCGGGCATCGCGCGGAAGAGATGCGCAAGGTGGTGGCGAAATTCTCACCGAAGGCAGAGACCTTCGTGCAAGAGGAGCGCCTGGGTACGGCGCATGCCGTTCTTGCCGCACGTGAAGCGATATCAAGGGGTCATGACGACATTCTGGTCATGTTCGGCGACACGCCGCTTATCGATGCGGAAGCGCTGACGCTGGCGCGGCTGAAACTCGCCGAAGGCGCGGCCGTCGTGGTGATCGGCTTCCGTCCGCCCGTTCCAAACGGCTATGGCAGGCTGGTCGAAAAAGGCGGCAAGCTGATCGCTATCCGTGAGGAAAAGGACTGCTCCGAGGCGGAGAAGAAGATCACCTTCTGCAATGCCGGCATGATGGCGATTGCAGGCAAGCATGCGCTGAAACTGCTCGATGCGGTCGGCAATCAAAATGCCAAGGGCGAGTATTACCTCACCGACATCGTCGAGATCGCCGGCGCCCAAGGTCTCGATGTGGTCGCCACCGAAGCCAGCTTCGAGAATGCGCTCGGCATCAACAACCGTGCCGAACTGGCGCAGGCCGAAGGTATCTGGCAGCAGCGCCGGCGGGAGCAAGCCATGCTGTCGGGCGTGACATTGATCGCGCCTGAAACGGTATATTTCTCGTATGACACCGAGATCGGCGCCGACACGATCGTCGAACCCAATGTCTGGTTCGGCCCGGGGGTGAAAATCGCCGGTGGCGCCAAGATCCACGCCTTCAGCCACATCGAAGGTGCCACTATTGCTGCCAATTGCGATGTTGGGCCGTTCGCACGGCTGCGGCCGGGTGCCGATCTCAGGCAAAAGGCAAAGGTCGGCAATTTCTGCGAGGTCAAGCAGGCCATCATCGAGGAAGGCGCCAAGGTCAACCATTTGACCTATATCGGCGATGCGCGGGTGGGCGCGGCGGCCAATATCGGCGCCGGCACCATCACCTGCAACTATGATGGTTATTCGAAATTCTTCACAGACATCGGCGAGGGCACCTTCATCGGCTCGAACTCGTCGCTGGTGGCGCCCGTTACGATCGGCAAGGGCGGCTATATCGCCTCGGGCAGCGTCATCACCGAAAATGTGCCGGACGATGCGCTGGCCTTCGGACGGGCTCGCCAGAAGACGATCCCCGGCAAGGGCAAGGAATTGCGCGAGCGCTTTGCTTCGGCAGCGGCCGCGAAGAAGAAGGCTGCGGAATAG
- a CDS encoding NUDIX hydrolase, with the protein MDGMTKAEVDRIERSMIAHSDRPIRPRDAATLILLDRKGDEVLVLMGRRHAGHAFMPGKFVFPGGRTDPADSRIAVAAALHPEQETKLTAGPGRTSAARARAIALSAIRETYEEAGLLIGRKGAFATARRDWQGFAEHGVQPSLDMLRFIARAITPPNRVRRFDTRFFSAWRGDVAVELPGGGPTNELEELVWLPLAKAREADIPDITRTILDELDRRLAHDPQLRPGSPVPFYRLIRNRFTREIL; encoded by the coding sequence ATGGATGGTATGACCAAGGCGGAAGTCGACAGGATCGAGCGGAGCATGATCGCTCATAGCGATCGGCCGATACGCCCGCGCGATGCGGCGACCCTGATCCTGCTCGACCGCAAGGGCGATGAAGTTCTGGTGCTGATGGGTCGCCGGCATGCCGGCCACGCCTTCATGCCTGGAAAATTCGTCTTCCCAGGGGGCCGCACCGACCCTGCCGACAGTCGCATCGCTGTCGCCGCGGCATTACACCCGGAACAGGAAACAAAGCTTACCGCCGGCCCAGGTCGCACCAGCGCCGCACGAGCCCGCGCCATCGCCCTGTCGGCGATCCGTGAGACCTACGAGGAAGCCGGGCTTCTGATCGGCCGCAAAGGTGCCTTTGCCACCGCCAGGCGCGATTGGCAGGGTTTTGCCGAACATGGCGTGCAGCCGTCCCTGGACATGCTGCGCTTCATCGCCCGGGCCATCACTCCGCCCAACCGGGTGCGCCGCTTCGATACACGCTTCTTCAGCGCCTGGCGCGGCGATGTCGCCGTCGAACTGCCCGGTGGCGGCCCGACGAACGAACTCGAGGAACTGGTCTGGCTACCGCTTGCCAAGGCTCGCGAAGCCGACATACCCGACATCACCCGAACGATCCTGGACGAGTTGGACAGGCGTCTGGCCCATGATCCGCAGCTGCGTCCGGGCAGCCCCGTCCCTTTCTACCGGCTGATCCGCAATCGCTTCACCCGCGAAATTCTGTAA
- a CDS encoding MAPEG family protein: MERYYPVAAVTLLCGLMIFGMALTVARTHSTTGILAPVMTGDPRLERAIRAHCNTIEWLPIFLPAMWLFAIYWSPAWAAGLGLVWLIGRIAYFVGYLSAPLKRYPGFFIQSLTAFVLLLGALGRVIYLWLA, encoded by the coding sequence ATGGAACGCTATTACCCGGTGGCAGCGGTCACCCTGCTTTGCGGCCTCATGATATTCGGTATGGCCTTGACGGTCGCCCGCACCCATTCCACGACCGGAATACTCGCCCCGGTCATGACGGGCGACCCGCGGCTCGAACGGGCGATCCGGGCGCACTGCAACACGATCGAATGGCTGCCGATCTTCCTCCCGGCCATGTGGCTGTTCGCCATCTACTGGAGCCCTGCCTGGGCCGCCGGCCTCGGGCTCGTCTGGCTGATCGGACGCATCGCCTATTTCGTCGGATACCTTTCCGCGCCGTTGAAACGGTATCCTGGATTCTTCATCCAGTCACTGACGGCCTTCGTGCTGCTTCTCGGCGCGCTTGGGCGAGTTATCTATTTATGGCTTGCGTAA